The Triticum urartu cultivar G1812 chromosome 6, Tu2.1, whole genome shotgun sequence genome includes the window GCTGAAAGTTAAGAAATATATTATGAACGTCGGATTTGTTGCATAAAGGAAAAGTCCAAACATAATGAGTAAAATCATCAAGAATCATGAGATAATACTTAAAACTAGATACACTTTCTATGGGTGATGTCCAGAGATCACAATGAAGTAATTCAAAAGGAAAAGTACTAGAGGATTGAGAGGAACTAAGGGAAGGCGAACATGTTTGCCCAATTGACATGACTGACACATAGAAGAATTATGAGAGTCTCGATTACAAGGTATTGAAAATTCACTAAGAAGTGTGGATAACACATTTTTATTGGGATGGGCGAGACGTTGGTGCCACAGATCAACATATGCCACCATAGATGTTGGAGGAGCAGCGACTGGAGCACCATGGAGAGAATATAAATCACCAGAGCTATTGAATCGAGCGATCTCGGCTTTGGTCGGGTAGTCCTTCACAGACAAACCAAAGGGGTCAAAACTCAACGAAAACATGATTACCAGTGGTGATTTGGCGAACAGAAATCAGATATTTAATAAGAGCAAGAGCTACAAGAACATCACGAAGAAGCAAAGGTTTAATTGGAGATTGGATTTGAGCCTGATCGACACAGTAAATAGGAATAGAAGATCCATCACCGAGAGTAATAGAGGGAAAAGACGAAGGTGTGCAAGAAGAAAGCAAATTACTCGATGCAGACATATGACGAGAAGCACCAGAATCGAAAATCTAATCCGTACCTGAGTTCCCTTGTGCAGCAAAGTTGTTCATGGCTTGTAGAAAAGCAGCTTGGTCCCAGCTCGGAGTCGAAGTAGAGGTCGATGTAGTCATCGGAGCTTGTGGGTGTGGTGGCGTAGGCAATAGGGCCGACATCGGCGTAAAGAGAGAGACACCATCATTGTACTGCTGCATGTAGGGGGACGATGGAGCGACATAGGATCCATAAGGACTGGTGTTGTAGATCAGTGGCGCGTAGGAGGGAGCAACGTGGTACGCAGCCATCGACTGTCGAGACGCGAGGACAGGCGCGCCGGTGTGAGGGCGAGCACCGGGCTGCCAGCCACCGGTATAGGCAGGCGGGGCACCATATGGCGTAGGGGCGGACCAAGGCATAGGCCATGCCTGGACTAGCCCTGTCCATGGATCAAGAGATGGGCGCCATCTGGGCGGTGGTGGTGGTGCAGTTGATGAAGCCGGGGCGGTGGTGGTGCAGTTGGTGGAGTCGGGGGCGGAGCAGGAGTGGGTGCCATGCAGAACTGTGGTGACCTAGGGCCGATCGTGCCCTAACTACGAAGGACTCCCGTCCTCATGTCTTCACTGCTTCTCAAACCACTCGCTGAGGCCAACGAGGAGGACGTTGATGAACTGGCGATCGTCGATCGGATCACCAAATTCGCGGAGTTCATCCGCGATCGCCTTGAGGCGTTGACAGTAGACGCCGACTGGTGAATCACCTTGCACCGTATTCCAAAGCTCGGTGTGGAGATTGTTGGCGCGAGCGTCAACGTTGTCCTAGAAGAACTGACGAAGGGACGCCCATAGATTGACGGCGGAGGCACCGTCACAGTGGATGAGATTGAAGATCTCTATGAAGACTCGCATGTAGATCCATTGAATAATGGCGAGATCATCCTTGACCCATTGCGGATCATGAAGTTGAGGAAGAGAGTCGTCGACAGTGTGAGAGCAGAGATTGCATCGCCCAAGGTGGACGTCGAAAAGGCGACACCAATGGTAGTAGTTGTGAGCAGCGAGGTCTAGGGTTACGGGGATGTAGGGGCTAATATCGAAGATGATGTCGGTGAAGAAGATGGAAGGGGGTATTGGTGGAGGTAGAGCTATAGTAGAGGTAGAGGCGGAGGAGGTCGTGGCTGCGGCGACCTTGGCGGCGACGATGGCGGCGCGCCGCTCGAAGTAGCCGGATGACGGTGGCGGTGGCGGGGCTGGCGGGTTAGTCATACCCTAGGATCGAAAGTTTGATACCATGTACAATTGTATTGAATAATTGTTGATGCAATATTGTGCCGGTATAAGAAGTATATATAAGAGCTAAGCCGCACTTGACCCTGCCTTATTACAAACCGAGTATGAGTCATAATCCTAATACAAGTTGTATTCTAACAAACGCCACCCACAAACCAACACCACTAGTGGCTACGTCGAGGAGGAGGGTGGGCAGCATATCCATCATTCGAAGTCGGCATCGAAGCCTCCACCACACTGACGCCATCAGAAACTGGAACTACCATATATATGCGCTAGTGGCCGAGGATCGGGACACCCCCCATCTAACCACCGAATCGACAACCGAAGGTGGCTAGGGTCCATGACCTCACCAACAGGAGGTGAAGATTGTGGCTTCGCTCATTGGTCGCCTCTctcttctactccctccgtccggaaatacctGTCATCGAAATGGATAAAAAGGggtgtatctagaactaaaatacatctaaatACATTCCCTTTTATTCAtcttgatgacaagtatttccggacggagggagtacaatataGCCAACTTAGATCTAATTGGCCTATGTCCGGCTAGGTACCTAACTTGAAGTTAAGTTTCTCTTGTGTTAAACTACTATTTGATCATATTTCACTTACACATGGACTTCAATATAAATATGAAGTCAGATTTTTAGGGCTAAAAACATGACACCCTCAAGTACATCGGATATTTACGCTACATGGCAATTTTCACCATAAAAACTTGGCAAATCCTACACACAAATATGACATTTTTTTATCTATTTTCACATGGTAAATCTGGTTGTCAGATTTTAAACATTTTCACTACATAGACCATCGTTGTATATTTACTTATTTAGGGAACAATCATCGTCCATGAAACTACGCCAATATTCGAACATCTGCGTGTCGCGCGCTCGCGCATAGCTCTGTCACATGTCTGTTTCTCCTGCTGCCTGGCATCACAGCCGTCCATCGAGCCGCCGATCCAGCCGCCCATTGCCCGTTCACGCGGATCGACGGGCCCACCCCCCTCTTCCTTGCCCTCCCCCTCCTGTATAAATACTCCGCCCCTCGTCTCCTCCTCCATCAACCCACCCGGCAATCTCCAGCCAAGCAATCCCCACACATCTGTCCACTCCCCGAATCCTCTCCTCACCACCAGCACAGCAGCTCGCCATGGACGCCTCAGCCACCGTAGCCACCGGGAAGGGGAAGAAGGGCGCGGCCGGGCGCAAGGCGGGCGGCCCCAGGAAGAAGTCCGTGTCGCGGTCCGTCAAGGCCGGGCTCCAGTTCCCCGTCAGCCGCATCGGGCGCTTCCTCAAGAAGGGCCGCTACGCGCAGCGCGTCGGCTCCGGCGCCCCCGTCTACCTCGCGGCCGTCCTCGAGTACCTCGCCGCCGAGCTGCTGGAGCTCGCGGGCAACGCCGCCAAGGACAACAAGAAGAGCCGCATCATCCCCCGCCACCTGCTGCTCGCCGTCAGGAACGACCAGGAGCTCGGCAGGCTGCTCGCCGGCGTCACCATCGCCCACGGCGGCGTGATCCCCAACATCAACCCGGTGCTGCTCCCCAAGAAGACCGCCGAGAAGTCCCCCAAGGAGCCCAAGTCGCCCAAGAAGACCGCCAAGTCCCCCAAGAAGGCGTAGGTGACCATTGCTTAGTTATGTCGGAGTAGCTGGGATGGATGTATGGGTGTGCTTCAGCTCGAAGCAGAGTGTTCTTGTTGTGTCGTTGTATCTTCTGATCTGTGAATTCAATGGAACAATGAGTTGCTTTGATGTTTTGTTCGTTTGCCCATTGTTGTCCCTATGCTCAGATTTGCATCTGTAGGCGTGGGTTTGCCATTCATGTCCTGTGAATTTCATCCAGATCCAGGGGCTTGGGCGGTCAGTTGCGAAGGTAGGTGGGAATCGACCTCCTTGGCGGGTGTTTGAAATATTTGGCTATCGGATTTCCCGCTCAAATTTCGTAATAGCACTTGTTTAACAATTATCGCAAAATTTCATAATAGCCATTTTCCCGCTCGAGTTTCGTACAGCAGCCAAAAATTTTGGACGAAATTTCGTGTTGGCGGCGAAATTTCCCACTCGTTTTGGATTCAGTTTTGGGAGTTTGGCGGGCGACTGAAAACCTTGTCCTCGCGTTCCCGCCATCTGTGTTGTTTGGAGCTTCTAGATCCTACGTCGTGGTGGGCTGCGCAACCAATTTCTGGACGGATAGCTGCATAAATGGCAGATGAAAGAACGGAATTGTCTAAAAAAAAGATGAAAGAACGGAAGATGCTTTGGTATATTGTGCACGTTTGTGCTAAGCCCAGCAAAGATGCACGCCGGGAGCTGCAGGCAAGCTACAAATCATAACACATGCATTACAAGTTTATGTTTTTAATCCAAAGACTCTAATCTGACACGGCTGCTCTATTTCAATTCTGAAGTTACTTCTGGTTCCTGGACAGAGCATGCCTTCCAAAATCGATTCAGCCAAAAAGACTAAACCGATGATGGTCACGCAATGCACTATTGCGCCTTTCTTCATCACAGTTTCACGGGGCACCCTACGTTTGTTCCAGTTTCAGTCAGCAGACGTGTGGACAATTCAATTGCGTCTTAAAGCACAAAAGCATATATGAAGTGTCCACTGAAATGACGTCCGCAAGCTATAAACATTCAGAATTCTATTTTCCTGCTCCGATCACACAGCTGCATGTTACATTTGAATACAACGGGATCACAGTGTACAACCTCTCATTGCACATGCATATAAGGCTCATCTTCTTATTACAAACAAATATCAAGTGTTTGATTTCTCAGACACTGAATTGGCTAACTACCAGTACAGAGTATATGATATTAGCATTACAACACTGTGTTTCCCCTTGTCTTCCTAAAAAAGTACAACATGGCACACCAATAAGCCCAGATCACATAACATGTGGGCTCAGCAATAGCTACTCTATATCCAAACCTGGATCAGTTATAGGGCATCGCTTCGTTGTGTCAGTTCAGAGTGAATCCTCACCCTTGCTATTTCACAAACTAGTTCAGAGTGAATACCCCAGTTCTTCGGCAAGTAACTATTTCTTTGCCTTCTTCGCTCTCTTTGTTGTTTGGGTTTTCCTTGTTCCCTTCTTAGCAACCTTTGCCTTCTTCTGTCCCTTAGCCTATTACCACAAAAAATATTTCAAGTTTGCCATCAGAAACTCGATGACATTGCGATGTGGTAACAGAGTAGTAGTCTTTCATACTTCCATGATACTTGCTTGTTAATGACTAACATGGTCTGGCAGAGCTACTCATCAGCCATCAAGGCTTCAGAGATACACAGCtcgagaaaacttttggatgtgTTGCTATGGTCTTAACTACTCGATATAGGGCATGGAAATGCCAAGCAAAGAAAGAAGTCAGTCGGTCATGGTGAATGCAATAAAGGGCATGACAACAGGATATGAGCAAGTACTACAAAACGTAAGTCCTTAAATGTCCATCAAAAGTTGAAATGTTTATTTTTTGGCAAACAAGATGCAGTGTATATAATTTCCACAAGGCAACACTTCCAATGGTCAAGTACCTGGTTACGCAATTAAAACCCAGACAACACAGCTATGCTCCTAAGCTCAAATGGGGTCTGAGAAGTTGGAAATATGCTGAAGTAACCGATGATGTTCATGCTTTGCATTAACGTGTGTAATAAACAGTTCAACACTAGGGACATGTAAGTATCTGAATACAATGGATCAATCCAAAGAAATTAAAAAACTGCAGATCAACAAAAAGAGAGGCAAGAAACCACACCGCTGGCTTCACGGCTGCTTTCCTTTTGGTTTTCCCCTTAGGTTGATCTTCACTCTCATTGTTTGGATCATTCTGAGAAGCGTTAAGTTCATGAAGCCTATCACCCTCTCCATCTGAATCAAATGTGAATCCATCAAGGGTACCTATAATAGAGGATACCGATTGTGAGAAAAACAACTATTTTTAGCAGGCAATGTCTCATAACAATAGGTCAATAGGTACACAATTTCACACTAAGACCATAATTGCAAAAATAGCTTGGATGAAGACTTCTCCCAACTAGTTAAGAACTTAAGATGTTAACACAAGAAATTCAATAGCAACAAACTGTTGTCTGCTGATTACAACTGACAGCAGATAGCCCAGCAAGACAAAAGACTAACCTTCCATCATAGTCTCTGATTCAAATAAATTGGAGTGAGGTTCCAACTGAATGAAGTCATTCATGATAGCCTCAATCTACAAAGGAAGAGGAGAATTGAAGTAGGCAGTTGCATCCATTGAAACAGAATGCAACTAATACATCGTCAAATTTACTAGTGAAAATGGGGCTTTAGGTGATAGAAGTGTTGGTTCCACGGAGAAGTTAAATACACATATATAACTCATGTTATGGTCGACAAACCTTTGCTTCTGTTTGTCCCACGCTGACCTGAAAGAAAAGAGAATGCACAGAGGAATAAGAAACATACCTAAAAGCACAACTGCACTCAAATTTGGATGTAACTTACAACACAAAATGTCCTGGATGGCACTATAGTTGATTTGTACACAGTTCCTGTATGAGCACAACAAGAAAGAAGATATTAAATCGTTTGGAACATTGCAAGGAGAAGCAGTTTTCAAATA containing:
- the LOC125516083 gene encoding histone H2A-like, which codes for MDASATVATGKGKKGAAGRKAGGPRKKSVSRSVKAGLQFPVSRIGRFLKKGRYAQRVGSGAPVYLAAVLEYLAAELLELAGNAAKDNKKSRIIPRHLLLAVRNDQELGRLLAGVTIAHGGVIPNINPVLLPKKTAEKSPKEPKSPKKTAKSPKKA